Proteins encoded in a region of the Mesoflavibacter profundi genome:
- a CDS encoding 5-(carboxyamino)imidazole ribonucleotide synthase, giving the protein MNYFSSDFKLGILGGGQLGKMLLYNTRKFDIQTFVLDNSDQAPSKIACDKFVNGDLLDFDTVYNFGKQVDVLTIEIENVNVDALEQLENENIKVYPSSKTLRQIQNKANQKLFYVDNNLPTAPFSRFAYLSEIEDAINNGGLEFPFVWKAARFGYDGNGVKIVRQLSDLEGLPAGECIAENMIPFKNELAVIVARNVSGDIKTYPVVEMEFHPEANQVEYVICPARISDDVAKKAQDVALKTAEAFNHVGLLAVEMFQTQDDQILINEVAPRPHNSGHQTIEASFTSQFEQHLRAILDLPLGETKSKVGGIMVNLVGAEGHTGNVLYKNIETIMAFEGVTPHIYGKKQTRPFRKMGHVTIVNEDLSKARQIAEKVKNTIQVISE; this is encoded by the coding sequence ATGAATTATTTTTCTTCAGACTTTAAATTAGGTATTCTTGGTGGCGGACAACTTGGTAAAATGCTACTTTATAATACCCGAAAATTTGATATTCAAACTTTTGTTTTAGATAATAGTGATCAAGCTCCAAGTAAAATTGCTTGCGATAAATTTGTAAATGGCGATTTGTTAGATTTTGATACGGTTTACAACTTTGGAAAACAAGTTGATGTTCTAACTATAGAAATTGAAAATGTTAATGTTGATGCTTTAGAACAGCTAGAAAATGAAAACATAAAAGTATATCCGTCTTCAAAAACTTTACGCCAAATTCAAAACAAAGCCAATCAAAAACTATTTTACGTAGATAACAATCTTCCAACTGCGCCTTTTAGCAGATTTGCTTATTTATCTGAAATAGAAGACGCTATAAATAATGGCGGTTTAGAATTTCCTTTTGTTTGGAAAGCTGCAAGATTTGGGTACGATGGTAATGGTGTAAAAATTGTAAGACAATTAAGTGATCTAGAAGGTTTGCCTGCTGGCGAATGTATTGCTGAAAATATGATCCCATTTAAAAACGAACTTGCTGTAATTGTAGCTAGAAACGTATCTGGAGACATTAAAACGTATCCTGTTGTTGAAATGGAATTTCATCCTGAAGCCAACCAAGTAGAATATGTAATATGTCCAGCACGTATTTCTGATGACGTCGCAAAAAAAGCACAAGACGTTGCTTTAAAAACAGCTGAAGCTTTTAACCATGTTGGATTATTAGCTGTAGAAATGTTTCAAACACAAGACGACCAAATTTTAATTAATGAAGTTGCGCCAAGACCACATAATTCTGGACATCAAACTATAGAAGCTAGTTTTACTAGTCAATTTGAACAACATTTACGTGCCATTTTAGATTTACCTTTAGGTGAAACTAAAAGTAAAGTTGGAGGTATAATGGTAAACCTTGTTGGTGCAGAAGGACATACTGGAAATGTGTTATATAAAAACATAGAAACCATTATGGCTTTTGAAGGTGTTACACCACATATTTATGGTAAAAAGCAAACACGTCCATTTAGAAAAATGGGACACGTAACCATAGTTAATGAAGATTTAAGCAAGGCAAGACAAATTGCCGAAAAAGTAAAAAACACAATACAAGTAATAAGCGAATAA
- a CDS encoding adenylate kinase has protein sequence MKTIKLHDKEFRPFISAKEIDFAVTNMAEQLAKDLKDEVPVFVGILNGSFMLVSDFVKKYPKPCEVTFIKLASYEGVKSTEDIQRLIGLTQDLTGRTVVILEDIIDTGNTLNEIHRIFKNENVKQLLIATLFYKPEAYKKDFKLHYIGKEIPNKFIVGYGLDYDGLGRDLPEVYQLKTTQHMTNLVLFGPPGAGKGTQANFLKEKYNLVHISTGDVFRFNIKNETALGMLAKSYMDKGELVPDQVTIDMLNAEVEKNADANGFIFDGFPRTNAQAEALDKLMDTKDSQINAMIALEVDDEVLVQRLLERGKSSGRADDADESIIRNRIKEYYNKTAILKDYYSAQDKYYGVDGVGSIEEITERLCAVIDKL, from the coding sequence ATGAAAACCATTAAGCTTCACGATAAAGAATTTAGACCATTTATTTCGGCAAAAGAAATTGATTTTGCTGTGACTAACATGGCAGAGCAGTTAGCCAAAGATTTAAAAGACGAAGTACCAGTTTTTGTTGGGATATTAAATGGATCATTTATGCTAGTAAGTGATTTTGTAAAAAAATACCCAAAACCTTGTGAAGTTACGTTTATTAAATTAGCATCTTATGAAGGTGTAAAATCAACAGAAGACATACAAAGATTAATTGGTTTAACACAAGATTTAACTGGTAGAACTGTTGTAATTCTAGAGGATATCATAGATACGGGTAATACCTTAAACGAAATTCATAGAATTTTTAAAAATGAAAACGTTAAGCAACTTCTAATTGCAACATTATTTTACAAACCAGAAGCATATAAAAAGGACTTTAAATTACATTATATAGGTAAAGAGATTCCTAATAAATTTATTGTAGGCTATGGATTAGACTACGATGGATTAGGAAGAGATTTACCAGAAGTATATCAATTAAAAACAACACAACACATGACTAACTTAGTATTATTTGGTCCTCCAGGAGCAGGTAAAGGAACACAAGCCAACTTTTTAAAAGAAAAATATAACTTAGTACACATCTCTACAGGTGATGTATTTAGATTTAATATTAAAAATGAAACCGCTTTAGGTATGTTGGCTAAGTCATACATGGATAAAGGCGAGCTTGTACCAGATCAAGTAACTATAGACATGTTAAATGCAGAAGTTGAAAAAAATGCAGACGCTAACGGATTTATATTTGATGGTTTTCCGCGTACAAATGCTCAAGCAGAAGCTTTAGATAAATTAATGGATACTAAAGATTCTCAAATTAATGCAATGATAGCTTTAGAAGTAGACGACGAAGTTTTAGTACAACGTCTTCTAGAACGTGGTAAATCTAGTGGTAGAGCAGACGATGCAGACGAGTCTATTATTAGAAATCGTATTAAAGAATACTACAACAAAACAGCTATCTTAAAAGACTATTATTCTGCACAAGATAAATATTACGGTGTAGATGGTGTAGGAAGTATAGAAGAAATTACTGAGCGTCTTTGTGCTGTAATCGATAAACTTTAA
- the obgE gene encoding GTPase ObgE: MTEGNFVDYVKMHVSSGKGGKGSAHLNREKYNAKGGPDGGDGGRGGHVIIRGNENLWTLLHLKFQRHIRAGHGGDGSSNRSTGSDGEDYIIEVPLGTVVRDTETNDILFEITEQGEEKIVAEGGKGGLGNWHFKSSTNQTPRYAQPGIPLEEKDITLELKVLADVGLVGFPNAGKSTLLSVMTAAKPKIADYEFTTLKPNLGIVKYRDYQTFVMADIPGIIEGAAEGKGLGYYFLRHIERNSVLLFLIPADAPDINKQYEILLDELRRYNPEMLDKDRMIAISKCDMLDDELKAELKQELDQTLPIPYLFISSVAQQGITTLKDKLWDMLN; this comes from the coding sequence ATGACCGAAGGTAACTTTGTAGATTACGTAAAAATGCATGTCTCTTCAGGAAAAGGAGGGAAAGGATCTGCGCATCTTAATCGCGAAAAATATAACGCAAAAGGTGGACCAGATGGAGGCGATGGTGGACGTGGCGGACACGTAATTATTAGAGGTAACGAAAACCTTTGGACATTACTACATTTAAAGTTTCAACGTCATATTCGTGCAGGTCATGGTGGCGATGGTAGTAGTAATCGTAGCACAGGATCAGATGGAGAAGATTACATTATCGAAGTACCATTAGGAACCGTAGTGAGAGATACAGAAACTAACGATATCCTTTTTGAAATCACCGAACAAGGTGAAGAAAAAATTGTTGCCGAAGGTGGAAAAGGTGGTTTAGGAAACTGGCACTTTAAAAGCAGTACCAATCAAACACCACGTTACGCGCAACCAGGTATTCCGTTAGAAGAAAAAGACATAACATTAGAACTTAAAGTTTTAGCAGATGTAGGTTTAGTAGGTTTTCCTAACGCAGGAAAATCTACTTTACTATCTGTAATGACCGCTGCAAAACCAAAAATTGCAGATTACGAGTTTACAACGTTAAAGCCAAATCTAGGAATCGTAAAATATCGCGATTATCAAACTTTTGTGATGGCAGATATACCAGGAATTATAGAAGGAGCTGCCGAAGGTAAAGGCTTAGGTTATTACTTCTTGCGTCACATAGAGCGTAATTCGGTATTACTATTTTTAATTCCAGCAGATGCGCCAGATATAAACAAACAGTACGAAATTTTGTTAGACGAGCTTAGACGTTACAATCCAGAAATGTTGGATAAAGACCGCATGATAGCCATCTCAAAATGTGATATGTTGGATGATGAGCTTAAAGCCGAACTAAAGCAAGAGTTAGATCAAACCTTACCAATTCCATATTTATTTATCTCAAGTGTAGCTCAACAAGGCATTACAACGCTTAAAGATAAATTATGGGACATGCTTAATTAA
- a CDS encoding SDR family oxidoreductase produces the protein MSNLNNKVALITGGSKGIGYGIAYALMQQGVNVAITSRSVASAEKAAEQLNANVSSAKAIGLEADVRQLESQQKAVKTTLDTFGQLDIVIANAGLGHFGSIEDLTSQQWNEVIDTNLTGVFNSIKASVDALKATKGYYITISSLAGTNFFAGGSAYNASKFGVTGFTQAVMLDLRKYGIKVSTIMPGSVSTYFNGNEPSDEGAWKIQIEDIGELVVDLLKMHPRTLPSKIEVRPTTPPSK, from the coding sequence ATGAGCAATTTAAATAATAAAGTAGCCTTAATAACAGGCGGATCAAAAGGCATTGGATATGGTATAGCCTATGCATTAATGCAACAAGGTGTTAATGTCGCTATAACCAGTAGAAGTGTAGCATCTGCAGAAAAAGCAGCAGAACAACTTAACGCAAATGTATCTTCAGCAAAAGCAATCGGACTAGAAGCAGATGTAAGACAATTAGAAAGTCAGCAAAAAGCTGTTAAAACAACTTTAGATACCTTTGGACAGTTAGACATTGTTATAGCCAATGCAGGATTAGGACATTTTGGTAGCATAGAAGATTTAACTTCACAACAATGGAATGAAGTTATAGATACCAACCTAACCGGTGTTTTTAATTCGATTAAGGCAAGTGTAGATGCACTTAAAGCAACTAAAGGGTATTACATTACTATTTCAAGTTTAGCAGGTACCAACTTTTTTGCTGGCGGATCTGCGTACAACGCTAGTAAATTTGGTGTTACAGGATTTACCCAAGCGGTAATGTTAGATTTGCGTAAATACGGTATAAAAGTTAGTACGATTATGCCAGGATCAGTTTCGACTTACTTTAATGGTAACGAGCCAAGTGATGAAGGCGCATGGAAAATTCAAATTGAAGATATAGGCGAGTTAGTCGTAGATTTATTAAAAATGCATCCCCGTACGTTGCCAAGTAAAATTGAAGTACGACCAACAACGCCACCAAGTAAATAA
- a CDS encoding alpha-2-macroglobulin family protein encodes MKHLSALIMILLFASTYAQNNYKKIWEDVEKHEQNGLPKSALDVVKTIETLAKKNKDNDQFIKTLFFKSKYALILEEDAQLSIINDFKTEITNSQSPIKNVLQNLLADLYWQYFNQNRYKFYNRTKTESKVDNEDFRTWDLETLFTQIQTLFNQSLEDESVLKTTPINQFEAIILLAENSQTYRPKLYDLLAHNALDFFKTDENSITKPAYKFEIDNEIYLSASSQFSTLKLDAKDSTSLQLQALKVYQKLIQFHQRNKNFKALVDVNIQRLDYVLQHATFNNKDEIYLQTLKDEIFSIKTDETAALYEFEIAEKTFQNGLQFDAKSNTENRWLIQEALAIVDNIIKRFPDSKAAKNSTILKQQILNKELQITTETYIPIQQNSRFLVRYKNVENLEFTLYNLSKNQLETYNKTYREDERLTFIKSLKQHNNWSSNLKNENDYQSHTTEVVVPKLSNGSYLILARANSDLYATQIFQITDFALTEMETNNDVIFQLIDRNNGQPIQNATLNITYRKNYKNKYHNSTLKTDVFGKATLKKTPTYLSDVNAEVVHNNQTAYFGDYYIGRTYNNNNKEETRYNTFVFTDRSIYRPSQTVYFKAIAIKTSNEKSEVLQNEAVYAILYNVNNEEVGRLELKTNDFGSVAGEFILPNSGLNGRYKIQILGKNHTFDNGRHYFSVEEYKRPKFEANFNPITETFKINDSITIKGNAKAYAGSNISDAKVTYTVKRKVQYPTWWYWRRPYFNSESQEITHGETTTNNKGEFDITFKAIPDQSVDQKSQPVFNYEVTADVTDINGETRSSTTIVNVGYHALTATMSVKSELDKSNKEHVIQIDTKNLNGEFVPAKGTIKIYKLKAPNQVLRHRPWDSPDYHNLSETEFKTLFPHDAYNNEDDSQFWDKGELVFSEEFNTENTKDVKLGNIKKWKSGKYLIVLESKDKFGQLVKDETRTTLYNEKDKTVSDNQLFTITTNKDSYQPNDTAIITFGSAATNLTVFIDIEKDKRIINTYKYELNNEKKTIRIPITEKDVGGFAVHYSIAVFNSYTTNTLAISVPYPKTDLEIETTTFRDKIQPGTDETWSFKIKGPKGEKISAELLASMYDASLDQFKSLNWDFNPLYQPTYNSNHNKNNGNSFGQRGFRVINNNKNYYSYPTQQYDQINWFGLSFGNNYRYDALRGRSSGFIVKEKAIMEFAAPNDEVFFKTADSIVYDKDKKKALIYSTKTETSGGFLITESTTKTNDNKTDFSTVTIRKNLQETAFFFPQLQTDKDGNVSFNFTTPEALTTWKLQLLAHTKTLKSKVSTLETVTQKELMVIPNAPRFLRQGDQITISTKIANLSNNDLSGQAKLILTDAVSGEDITDKLVVERSRNDNNNSPSTTIQNFTVDKDNNTQVAWQLSITDTVNAVQYKIVAKAGDFSDGEQSALPVLTNRMLVTETLPMWIRSNQTRTFTLDKLKNTSSRTLKHHKLTLEMTSNPAWYAVQALPYLMEYPYDCNEQTFSRYYANALASHIANSNPRIQEVFNQWKNTDALISNLEKNQELKSILIQETPWLRDAQSETEQKKRIALLFDLNKMNNELQNAKNKLKQNQMSNGAWAWFNGGRPNRFITQHIITGFGHLKQLDVTQSDSEASMIRKAIQYLDSEFIEEHNNLTKYNKDVDLSKDHLSHMQIHYLYMRSFFPEIKTSKEVKTIMDYYQSQIQNYWLSRSLYNKGLMALISFRNNDTNTTSKILNSLKETSITSEELGMYWKSNENSWYWYQAPIETQALLIETFTEAGNVIQNETKNLETIDNLKIWLLKNKQTNRWKTTKATTEAVYALLLQGSDWLSVTDMVDIVLGNQKIDPNTMEDVKVEAGTGYFKTSWSANEISPKMAEVKISKKGKGIAWGSLYWQYFEDLDKITSAETPLQLKKKLFLKTNTDTGKALTEITKATKLKVGDLVTVRIELRSDRNMEFIHMKDMRAAGLEPTNVISQYKWQDGLGYYQSTKDASTNFFFDYLPKGVYVFEYDLRVNNAGNMSNGITTIQSMYAPEFSSHSEGVRIDVE; translated from the coding sequence ATGAAACATTTATCTGCACTAATAATGATATTACTTTTTGCTTCTACTTACGCCCAAAATAATTATAAAAAAATATGGGAAGATGTAGAAAAACATGAACAAAACGGACTTCCAAAAAGCGCTTTAGACGTTGTAAAAACGATTGAAACCTTAGCTAAAAAAAACAAAGACAACGACCAGTTTATAAAGACATTATTTTTTAAAAGTAAATACGCTTTAATTTTAGAAGAAGACGCGCAATTAAGCATTATTAACGATTTTAAAACTGAAATTACTAACAGCCAATCGCCTATCAAAAACGTATTACAAAACCTATTGGCCGATTTGTACTGGCAATATTTTAATCAGAATAGATATAAATTTTATAATCGTACAAAAACCGAAAGCAAAGTTGATAACGAAGATTTTAGAACTTGGGATTTAGAAACTTTATTTACTCAAATACAAACGCTTTTTAATCAATCTTTAGAAGACGAAAGCGTTTTAAAAACAACGCCAATTAATCAATTTGAAGCCATAATTTTACTTGCCGAAAACTCGCAAACATATAGACCTAAGTTATATGATTTATTGGCGCATAATGCATTAGACTTTTTTAAAACAGACGAGAACAGCATTACAAAACCAGCATATAAATTTGAAATTGATAACGAAATCTATTTAAGTGCTTCATCACAATTTTCTACCCTAAAACTTGACGCTAAAGACAGTACATCTTTACAACTACAGGCTTTAAAAGTGTATCAAAAACTAATTCAATTTCATCAACGAAATAAAAATTTTAAAGCGTTAGTTGATGTTAATATTCAGCGTCTTGACTATGTCTTACAACATGCAACGTTTAATAATAAAGATGAAATTTACCTTCAAACATTAAAAGATGAAATTTTTAGCATAAAAACAGATGAAACAGCTGCGCTTTACGAATTTGAAATTGCCGAAAAAACCTTTCAAAATGGCTTACAATTCGATGCAAAATCTAATACCGAAAATCGTTGGCTAATACAAGAAGCTTTAGCGATTGTAGACAATATTATTAAACGTTTTCCTGATAGTAAAGCTGCTAAAAACAGTACAATTTTAAAACAACAAATTTTAAATAAAGAACTACAAATTACTACCGAAACGTATATTCCGATTCAGCAAAACAGCCGATTTTTGGTACGTTATAAAAATGTAGAAAATCTTGAATTCACGCTATACAATTTATCAAAAAATCAGTTAGAAACATACAACAAAACCTATCGTGAAGACGAGCGTTTAACCTTTATTAAATCCTTAAAACAACATAATAATTGGAGTAGCAACTTAAAAAATGAAAACGATTACCAATCACACACAACAGAAGTTGTTGTACCAAAATTATCTAATGGTAGCTATTTAATTCTTGCTAGAGCCAATAGTGATTTGTACGCTACACAAATCTTTCAAATTACCGATTTTGCGCTAACCGAAATGGAAACCAATAACGACGTTATTTTTCAATTAATAGACAGAAATAACGGGCAACCTATTCAAAATGCAACTTTAAATATTACGTATCGAAAAAATTACAAAAACAAATACCACAACTCGACATTAAAAACCGACGTATTTGGTAAAGCTACCTTAAAAAAAACACCAACTTATCTTTCAGACGTTAATGCAGAAGTTGTCCACAACAACCAAACCGCTTATTTTGGGGATTATTACATTGGCAGAACATACAATAATAATAACAAAGAAGAAACACGTTATAACACATTCGTTTTTACAGACAGAAGTATTTACAGACCTAGCCAAACTGTTTATTTTAAGGCAATCGCCATAAAAACAAGTAACGAGAAATCTGAAGTGTTACAAAACGAAGCTGTTTACGCTATTCTTTATAATGTAAACAATGAAGAAGTTGGTCGTTTAGAATTAAAAACTAACGATTTTGGATCGGTTGCTGGCGAGTTTATTTTACCAAATTCAGGTTTAAACGGACGATACAAAATTCAAATTTTAGGAAAAAATCACACCTTTGATAATGGCAGACATTATTTTTCTGTTGAAGAATACAAGCGTCCAAAATTTGAGGCTAATTTTAATCCAATCACCGAAACCTTCAAAATTAACGATAGCATTACCATAAAAGGTAACGCAAAAGCCTACGCAGGTAGTAATATTAGCGATGCTAAAGTCACTTACACCGTAAAACGCAAAGTACAATATCCAACTTGGTGGTACTGGCGCAGACCTTATTTTAATAGCGAGTCTCAAGAAATTACACACGGTGAAACCACAACAAATAATAAAGGTGAATTTGATATTACCTTTAAAGCCATACCAGACCAAAGTGTTGATCAAAAATCACAACCTGTTTTTAATTACGAAGTCACTGCAGACGTCACCGATATTAATGGTGAAACCAGAAGCTCAACTACAATCGTCAACGTTGGCTATCATGCTTTAACAGCAACTATGTCTGTAAAAAGTGAATTAGATAAAAGCAATAAAGAGCATGTAATTCAAATCGATACTAAAAATTTAAATGGCGAATTTGTTCCTGCAAAAGGCACCATTAAAATCTACAAACTTAAAGCGCCAAATCAAGTATTAAGACATCGTCCTTGGGACTCACCAGATTATCATAATTTAAGTGAAACTGAATTTAAAACGCTTTTTCCACATGATGCTTACAACAATGAAGACGATAGCCAATTTTGGGATAAAGGTGAACTGGTATTTTCTGAAGAATTCAATACTGAAAACACTAAAGACGTTAAACTTGGTAATATCAAAAAATGGAAATCTGGTAAATACCTTATCGTTTTAGAAAGCAAAGATAAGTTTGGACAATTAGTGAAAGATGAAACTAGAACAACACTTTACAATGAAAAAGATAAAACTGTTTCAGACAACCAATTGTTTACCATTACTACAAATAAAGACAGTTACCAACCTAACGACACTGCAATAATCACATTTGGTAGTGCAGCGACAAACCTTACTGTTTTTATTGATATAGAAAAAGATAAACGCATCATAAATACCTATAAATATGAGTTAAACAACGAAAAGAAAACCATACGCATTCCTATTACAGAAAAAGATGTTGGTGGTTTTGCTGTACATTATAGTATTGCTGTTTTCAATAGCTATACCACTAACACATTGGCTATTTCTGTGCCATATCCAAAAACCGATTTAGAAATAGAAACCACAACCTTTAGAGACAAAATACAACCAGGAACGGACGAAACTTGGAGCTTCAAAATTAAAGGTCCAAAAGGCGAAAAAATCTCAGCAGAATTATTAGCCAGCATGTACGATGCCTCTTTAGACCAATTTAAATCACTTAATTGGGATTTTAATCCGTTGTACCAACCTACTTACAATTCAAATCATAACAAAAACAACGGAAACAGTTTTGGACAACGCGGATTTAGAGTCATCAATAACAACAAGAATTACTATAGCTATCCAACACAACAATACGACCAAATTAATTGGTTTGGGTTGAGTTTTGGCAATAATTATAGATATGATGCTTTACGAGGAAGATCTTCAGGTTTTATTGTTAAAGAAAAAGCTATAATGGAATTTGCTGCTCCAAATGATGAAGTCTTTTTCAAAACAGCTGATTCAATTGTTTATGACAAAGACAAAAAAAAGGCTTTGATTTATTCAACTAAAACTGAAACATCAGGAGGATTTCTGATTACTGAATCAACAACAAAAACAAATGATAATAAAACAGATTTCAGCACTGTTACAATTCGTAAAAACCTACAAGAAACAGCATTTTTCTTTCCGCAGTTACAAACAGACAAAGATGGTAACGTTAGTTTCAATTTTACAACACCAGAAGCATTAACTACATGGAAACTACAATTATTAGCGCATACAAAAACTCTGAAAAGTAAAGTTTCAACTTTAGAAACAGTGACGCAAAAAGAGCTTATGGTTATACCAAACGCACCACGTTTTTTACGTCAAGGTGACCAAATAACCATTAGCACTAAAATTGCCAACTTATCTAATAACGATTTATCAGGACAAGCTAAATTAATATTGACTGATGCGGTTTCTGGTGAAGATATTACAGATAAATTGGTCGTTGAGCGTAGTCGAAACGATAATAACAATTCGCCTTCTACTACTATTCAAAACTTCACCGTAGACAAAGACAACAACACACAAGTCGCTTGGCAACTATCTATTACAGATACGGTAAATGCTGTTCAATATAAAATTGTAGCAAAAGCAGGAGATTTTAGTGATGGCGAACAAAGTGCTTTACCAGTTTTAACCAACAGAATGTTAGTTACCGAAACATTACCAATGTGGATTAGAAGTAACCAGACTAGAACATTTACACTAGATAAGCTTAAAAATACCTCATCAAGAACTTTAAAACATCATAAATTAACATTAGAAATGACTAGCAATCCTGCTTGGTACGCGGTACAAGCTTTACCTTATTTGATGGAATATCCTTACGATTGCAACGAGCAAACCTTTAGTAGATATTACGCTAATGCGTTGGCTAGTCATATTGCAAATAGCAATCCGCGTATTCAAGAGGTATTTAATCAATGGAAAAATACCGATGCGTTGATTAGTAATTTAGAAAAAAACCAAGAACTTAAATCTATTTTAATTCAAGAAACACCTTGGTTACGCGATGCGCAAAGCGAAACCGAACAGAAAAAACGTATAGCGTTGCTTTTCGACTTAAATAAAATGAATAACGAATTGCAAAACGCTAAAAACAAATTAAAACAAAACCAAATGTCTAATGGTGCTTGGGCTTGGTTTAATGGCGGACGACCAAACCGTTTTATTACGCAACACATTATCACTGGTTTTGGACATTTAAAACAACTTGATGTTACTCAAAGCGACAGCGAAGCATCAATGATCAGAAAAGCAATCCAATATTTAGATTCTGAATTTATAGAAGAACACAACAACTTAACTAAATACAATAAAGATGTAGATTTAAGCAAAGACCATTTAAGTCATATGCAAATTCATTACTTGTATATGCGTAGCTTTTTCCCAGAAATAAAAACGTCTAAAGAGGTAAAAACTATAATGGATTATTATCAGTCCCAAATTCAAAATTATTGGTTAAGCAGAAGTCTATATAACAAAGGATTAATGGCTTTAATTTCTTTCAGAAATAATGACACTAATACCACGTCTAAAATTTTAAATTCATTAAAAGAAACCAGTATTACTAGTGAAGAATTAGGTATGTATTGGAAGTCTAACGAAAATTCTTGGTATTGGTATCAAGCACCAATTGAAACACAAGCGTTACTAATTGAAACATTTACTGAAGCTGGTAATGTCATTCAAAATGAAACGAAGAATTTAGAAACCATAGATAATCTTAAAATCTGGTTACTTAAAAACAAGCAAACCAACCGTTGGAAAACAACAAAAGCTACTACCGAAGCTGTTTACGCATTATTACTTCAAGGTAGCGATTGGTTAAGTGTAACCGATATGGTAGACATTGTTTTAGGTAATCAAAAAATAGATCCTAATACTATGGAAGACGTTAAAGTTGAAGCTGGTACTGGCTATTTTAAAACGTCTTGGTCTGCTAACGAAATTTCGCCTAAAATGGCGGAAGTAAAAATTTCTAAAAAAGGAAAAGGTATTGCTTGGGGAAGTTTATACTGGCAGTATTTTGAAGATTTAGATAAAATTACCTCTGCGGAAACGCCACTTCAACTAAAGAAAAAATTATTCTTAAAAACAAATACAGATACTGGTAAAGCACTTACCGAAATTACTAAAGCAACCAAACTTAAAGTTGGCGATTTAGTAACCGTAAGAATCGAATTAAGAAGCGACAGAAATATGGAATTTATCCACATGAAAGATATGCGTGCAGCTGGTTTAGAGCCGACCAATGTGATTAGTCAATACAAATGGCAAGATGGTTTAGGCTATTATCAAAGCACAAAAGACGCAAGTACAAACTTCTTTTTTGATTACTTACCAAAAGGCGTTTATGTGTTTGAATATGACTTACGTGTTAATAATGCTGGTAACATGAGTAATGGTATAACTACTATACAAAGCATGTACGCACCTGAATTTAGTAGTCATAGTGAAGGCGTAAGAATTGATGTTGAATAA